The Sandaracinus amylolyticus genomic interval TCAGCGCGCGCGAGAAGTCGCTGATCGCGCTCGCGGTCGCGCACGCGGTGCAGTGCCCGTACTGCATCGACGCGTACAGCAAGGACGCGCTCGAGAAGGGCTCGGATCTCGATCAGATGACCGAGGCGGTGCACGTCGCGGCGGCGATCCGCGGGGGCGCGTCGCTCGTGCACGGCGTGCAGATGCGGAACAAGGCGAACGGGATCTCGATGTGAGCTCGCCCAAGTCGCTCCCGACGCTCCGCGCGCGCGGCGCTCCGCTCGCGAGCTCCGAGGCACAGCGCGCGCTGCTGCGCTCGCTCCCGATCGCGCGCGAGTTCGACGACGCGCTCGGGAGCCCGTTGCGCGCGGCGCGCATCGACGTGATGCAGATCAACGTCGGCAAGCTGTGCAACCAGACCTGCCGGCACTGCCACGTCGACGCGGGGCCCGATCGCCGCGAGGTGATGAGCCGCGAGACGATGCAGCTCTGCCTCGACGCGCTCGCGCGCACCGACATCCCGACCGTCGACATCACGGGCGGCGCGCCGGAGCTCACGCCGCACTTCCGGTGGCTCGTCGAGCAGGTGCGCGCGCTCGGGCGGCACGTGATCGATCGCTGCAACCTCACGATCCTCGAGACCCCGACGCACCGCGATCTCCCCGAGTTCTTCGCGCAGCATCGCGTCGAGGTCGTGTGCTCGCTGCCGCACTACGCGCGCCTCTCCACGGACCGACAGCGCGGCGACGGAGTGCACGAGAGATCGATCCGCGCGCTCCGCCGTCTCAACGAAGTCGGGTACGGAGACGGGCGATCCGGCCTGCGCCTCGTGCTCGTGACCAACCCGGTGGGCGCGTTCCTGCCGGGCGCGCAGGCCTCGCTCGAGGCGGAGTGGAAGCGCGAGATGAAGCAGCGCCACGACGTGTCCTTCGACGCGCTCTACACGATCACGAACATGCCGATCAGCCGCTACCTCGAGTGGCTCGAGAGCTCCGGCAACCTGAAGCGCTACCTCGATGCGCTCGTCGCCGCGTTCAACCCCGCGGCGGCGCGCGGCGTCATGTGCCGGAGCACGATCTCGATCGGCTGGGACGGCACGCTCTACGACTGCGACTTCAACCAGATGCTCGAGATGCCGGTGCACGCGTCGGCGCCGCGACACGTGCGCGACTTCGATCGCGCGGCGCTCGAGGCGCGCACCATCGAGATCGATCGGCACTGCTTCGGGTGCACCGCGGGCGCGGGATCGAGCTGCGGCGGAGCGACGACGTGACGCGGGCGCATCGCATCGCGCTCGCGCTCCTCGCGCTCGCGCCGGTCGGCATCACGGGCTGCGGCGGCTACACACCGCGAGACGCGCGCGGAGAGGAAGTCAGCGCGCGCGAGTCGGGCGGCGGTGAAGCGAGCGTCTCGGTCGAGTCCGAGGCCGCCTCCGCGCCTGCGGCGATGCCGGCGAGCGCGGACTCGTCGGGCAGCGGAAGGAGCCTCTACCTCAGCCGCGACTCCGTCGTCGCGGTCCCGCGCCCCGAGCCGTCGCCGTGGGACGCGCACGAGTGGGCGATCGCGCCGGCGTCGCCGCAGCGCGTGATGCTCGCCACGCTCGAGCTCCCGCCCGGCCACGCGTTCCGCCCGCCCGCGACGACGTGCCAGGACGTGATCCTCTTCGTGCGCGCCGGACAGCTCGAAGCGACGGGCACCGGCATCGCGACGAGCGACGCGCCTGCGACGCTCTACGCCGGCGACGCGGTGCGCTTCGGCCCCGAGGGCGACGGTCTCGCGGTGAACCCGGGCACCACGCGCGTGCGCACCGTGATGGCGGTCGCGCGTCGCGCGGGCACCGGCGCCGCGCGGGCACCCGCGCCGCGCGGTGACGCATGCGCGATCGCCGCGTCGCATCACGATCCGCTGGTGCGGCCGCTGCGCATCGGCTCGGTCGCGACGACGCCGCCGCTGCGCGCGCCCGGCGGGCGCATGGACGTGCGGATCCTGCTCGACACCGACGGTGCCGGCGCGGAGCACGGTGCGCTCTCGTGGCTCGAAGGTCCGCCGGACGTGACCGTGCCCGAGCACCGACACGGCGAGGCCGTCGAGGTGCTGTTGTTCGAAGACGGCGAGGGCACGATGCGGCTCGGAAACCAGGAGATCGCGGTGCGCCCCGGCGTCGCGATCTACGTGCCCGAGGGCACGCTCCACTCGTTCCGCAGCGCGGGCACGCGCCCGCTGCGCGCGATCCAGATCTACGCGCCCGCCGGGCCCGAGCAGCGCTTCCGCGGGATGTGATCACTCCTCGAGCTCGAGCAGCACCGAGACGGTGCGCGGGGCGCTCGGATCGTCCATCGGGAGCGTCTGGTTCGGCGACTGCGCGCCGTCGTGGTTCGCGATGCGCGCGAAGAGCGCGACGGTGCGCGGGCGCGCCGCGCCCATGCCCGCATCGAGCACGGCGCGCGGGAGGAACGTCTCGCACGCGTCCGCGCCGCACGTCGTCGGGGCGTCGTTCGCGGTGATCCAGAAGAAGTCCGACGGGCTGCTCGCGCGCACGAAGTCACGCCATCCGGTGCGCGCGTCGGAGCCCGACGCCGTGCGCGACATCGCGTTCGTGGCCCACGCGAGATCGGCGACGAACCCGCTCGGCACCACGTACGCCGACGACGGCGAGAGCGCGTCGTCGATCGCGCCGTCGGTGTCGCTCATCGCCGTGAGCGCGAGGCCCTCGGTCGTGCCGAGCGCCCGATCGACGTAGACGGTGATCGCGTTCGTCGGTGCGTTCGCGTCGATGCGCCCTTCGATCGCGAGATAGAGCCCGTCGTCGCGCAGCATCGCGCGCATGCGGCGGAGCTCGTTGCCGGCCCACACGGTGGCGACGGTGCTCGCGACCGAGCTCGCCCCGGCCCACTCGTCGTCGCCGACGACGCCGTCGATCACGGGCGGTGCCGTGACCGCGCCCGCGTCGTCGTCGTGCGATCCCGCGTCGGGACGCGTCTCGCTCGCGTCGAGCTCCGTGGCCGCGTCGAGCTCGGTGGCCGCGTCGAGCTCCGTGCCCGCGTCGACCCCGCTGCCCGCGTCGTCGTCGGATGGCTGGGCGTCGCCGGCGGACGATGCGTCGCGTCGCCGCCCCGCATCGTCGCGCTCGGGCAGCTCGCTCGCCCCCGACACGCACCCGAGCCCCGCGATCGCCCACACCGCGAACCAGCGCCACTGCATCGGCCACCCCCGGAAAGACGGCCGAAGATACAGCGACACGCGCGCATGCGTCACGGCCCCACTGCGATTCGTGTCAGCGAAGCCGCGCGACGCTCGACGCGTCGCCGCACGCGCACGGCACCACCCGCACCGCGCCCTCGAGATCGACGAGCCGCCCGACGATCCACGCCGGCGGGCGCTCCTTCGCGAGCAGATCGAGCGCGGCTGCCGCGCCGGGATCCTCGTCGCGCGCGATCGGGATCGGCTCGCCGACCGCGTCGACGAGGAACCCGTCTTCGACCCCGGTGCACCCGATCAGCTGCACCGGCTCGGCGAGCGCGGGCGACGCGGCGAGCGCCTCGCGATACACGTCGACGAGCATCGACGCGCGACGCACCGCGTGCGCGAGCGCCTTCTCGAGCTCGCTCGGCTGCACGTCGATCGCGACCGTGTACTGGAGGATGCGCACCCGCCGCGGCGCGGGGCCCTCCTCGATCTCCGCGAGCCCGACGAAGAGCGACCGCGGGCACGGCCCGAGCGACGGCGGCGTCGCGCTGCGCGCGCGCTCTTCGCAGAGCACCTCGCCGGTCGCGAGATCGAGCAGGTAGCGGCGCTCGATCGCGGCGCGCTGGATCCCGTCCAGCGACTCGCGCGCGAGCTCGATCATCGCGCGATCGACGACGCGCTCGAGCTCCGATGGGCCGTGCGCGCCGAGCCACGCGGCCGCACGCGCGCGTCCGATCGGCCCGGTGCGCGCGCCGCGGAGATCGTCGCCAGCGCGCGTCGCGCCGTCGAGCAGCCGCGCGACGGTGCGCGCGTCGCCCGCGCCCATCGCGCGCTCGAGCCGCCCGATCCACCGCGACACCGGGTTCGGCACCGGCACCATCCCACGCGCGACGCGATCGAGCGCCTCGCGCACGCTCGGCGAGTCGCGTCCCGTGATGCCCGCGCGCACGACCGCGAGCACCACGTCGTCGAGCGCGTCGGCGAGACGTCGTCCGCGGTCCACGAGCTCGTCGCCCGCGGCGCTCGGCACCGGCCGCAGCGGGCGCGCGACCTGCGGCTCCGGGCGCGCCTCCGCGAGCACCCAGCGGAGCGCCGCGCGCACCCACGGCGACGACGGCGCGCCCGAGCTCTCGCGCCCCGCGCTGCCGTCGGTGCACGACCACGCGAGCTCGCCATCGCGCAGCACGAGCGTGACCTGCTCCACGCGCCCCTCGACGCGCACGTCGAGCGAGACGCGCTCCACGCTCGACTCGCGCGTCGCCTCGGGCGGGATCGAGAACCGATCGGTGGTGCGCGCCTTCCCGCCGCGCGGCGCGTCGGGCAGCGTGATCGACGGCACCGTGATCGGATCGTCGCCGAGCGCGCGGCGCGCCGAGTCGCGCAGGCTCACGCGGCCTCCACCGACGCCGACGACGCGAGCGCCTCGCGGCGGCGTCGCAGCTCGAAGCGCACGTTGCTCGGCACGCGCCGCAGATCGAGATCGAGCACCTCGTCGAGCAGCCCGCGCGCGATGTCGAGACGACCTGCGCGCTCCATCTCCTCGGCGCGCCGCAGCACCACGCCCGCGAGCGTGCGCACCACCGGACGCTCGTGCTCCACCCACGCGCGGTTGGCCTCGATCGCGCGGCGGAACGCGCCGAGCGCGCGCGCCGGCTCGCCCTGACGCACGTGCGCGAGCGCGATCGCCGCGAGCGGCTCCGGCCACCGCGGGCGTCGCGCGGCCGCGAGCTCGAACCACGCGATCGCGCGCCCGACCGCGCCGATCGCGAGCCACAGCCGACCGAGCAGCAGATCGAAGCGGCCCTGCAGCCGCGCCCAGAACGTCTCCTCCGCGCCGCGCGCGACGACGCCGGCGCGCGCCGCGGTCGCGAGCGAGCTCGGCTCGGCGGGCACCGGAGGCTCCTCGCCGCGCAGATCCATCTGCGCGCGGATCGCCGCCGCCGCGTCCTCGACGTCGGCGAGCAGCGCGCTCGGCGGCTCGCGATCGCGCAGCGCCTCGAGCGCGCGCAGCGCGCGACCGTCACCGATGCGCCCCAGCGCGCGCACCAGCACGCCGAGCAGCGCGGCGTCGCGCCGATCGAGCATGCGGATCAGCAGCTCGACGTCCTCGCTCGTCGCGGCCCACTCCATCGCCTCGGCGGCCGCGAGCACGACGCGCGGATCGTCGCCGCGCAGCAGCGTGCGCAGATACGCGAGCCCGCGCGCATCACCGGCCAGCGCGAGCGCGCCCGCGAGCACCGCGCGCTCGAGATCGACCACGCTGCGCTCGTGTGCCGCGACGAGCGCCGGACGCGCGCGCGGATCGTCGATGCGCGCCAGCGCGCGCGCCGCATCGGGCACGAGCTCGGGCACGCGGCTCTCGAGCAACGACACCAGCGCGGGCAGCAGGCGTGGATCGCCCGCACACCGCAGCGACTCCAGCAGCGCGCGGCGCGACGCGAGATCCGACGCGCCGTCGCTCCCCTCGAGCACCGCCGACAGGTGCGCGATCACGCGATCGGGCAAGAGCCGCGCACGCAGCCCGATCCACGCGCGCTGCTCGCCGGGCAGCTCCGCGATCGGCTCGGTCGTGGTCTCGCCCTCCCAGAACCGCGCGATCTCCGGCTCGAGCTTCTTCACGAGCTCGGCCCACGGCTCGTCCTCGTCGCGCGCCTCGTCGCCGACCTCGCCCGGCAGCGCAGCACGCGCGCGCGTGACCTCGAACGCGACGTCGGGATCGCGATGCCCGATCAGCACCTGCTCGATCGCGCCGATGCGCGCGTCGTCGAGGTCCCCGCGCTCGAGCATCTCGCGAAACCGGAGCGCCGCCGCGCGCCGCTGCTGCAAGCTCCCGCCGCGCAGCACCGCGACGAGCGTGGGCACGTCGTCGAGCTCGGCGATGCACGGCCGATCCTCGCCGGGCCGCGCCGCGAGACGACCGAGGAACGACCCGTCGACGGGCGTGCTCGCGGCTGGGCGCGCGTCCTCGGGCTCGCCCACCCGCAGGTCCGAGAGCGCGCCCCGCGCGATCGTCGCGACCAGCTCGCGCGCGACCTCGCGATCGTCGGCCTCGCCGCCGACGCCGAGCGTCTTGCGCAGCGCGTCCTCGCCCGGCGCCGCGCCGCGACGCACGCGCTCGACCAGGCGCCGCCCGACGTCGCTCACGCGATCTTCACCCTCGTGCGGACGAGCCCGATGCCGCTGCCGATCCACAGCGTCGTCTCCTCGTCACGCCGCTCCACGACGAGCGCGTGCACGCGCTGATCGCCCTCGGGATCGCCGGCCCCCGTGACGTGGTGCTTCGCGCGCACCTCCTCGAGATCGACGACGATCGAAGGACGCTCGCCGGTCGCGATCGCGGCGCGCACCACGAGCCCGCGATCGGTCCCCTCCGCGAGCACGCCCGCGTAGAGCGCCGCGCCCGAGGGCTCCGCCGCGAGCGCGATCGCGCCCGCGTCGCGCAGCGCGTCGAGCACCTCCCAGCGCTGCCCGTCGTCGCGCGTGACG includes:
- a CDS encoding HEAT repeat domain-containing protein, whose protein sequence is MSDVGRRLVERVRRGAAPGEDALRKTLGVGGEADDREVARELVATIARGALSDLRVGEPEDARPAASTPVDGSFLGRLAARPGEDRPCIAELDDVPTLVAVLRGGSLQQRRAAALRFREMLERGDLDDARIGAIEQVLIGHRDPDVAFEVTRARAALPGEVGDEARDEDEPWAELVKKLEPEIARFWEGETTTEPIAELPGEQRAWIGLRARLLPDRVIAHLSAVLEGSDGASDLASRRALLESLRCAGDPRLLPALVSLLESRVPELVPDAARALARIDDPRARPALVAAHERSVVDLERAVLAGALALAGDARGLAYLRTLLRGDDPRVVLAAAEAMEWAATSEDVELLIRMLDRRDAALLGVLVRALGRIGDGRALRALEALRDREPPSALLADVEDAAAAIRAQMDLRGEEPPVPAEPSSLATAARAGVVARGAEETFWARLQGRFDLLLGRLWLAIGAVGRAIAWFELAAARRPRWPEPLAAIALAHVRQGEPARALGAFRRAIEANRAWVEHERPVVRTLAGVVLRRAEEMERAGRLDIARGLLDEVLDLDLRRVPSNVRFELRRRREALASSASVEAA
- the arsS gene encoding arsenosugar biosynthesis radical SAM (seleno)protein ArsS (Some members of this family are selenoproteins.) — translated: MSSPKSLPTLRARGAPLASSEAQRALLRSLPIAREFDDALGSPLRAARIDVMQINVGKLCNQTCRHCHVDAGPDRREVMSRETMQLCLDALARTDIPTVDITGGAPELTPHFRWLVEQVRALGRHVIDRCNLTILETPTHRDLPEFFAQHRVEVVCSLPHYARLSTDRQRGDGVHERSIRALRRLNEVGYGDGRSGLRLVLVTNPVGAFLPGAQASLEAEWKREMKQRHDVSFDALYTITNMPISRYLEWLESSGNLKRYLDALVAAFNPAAARGVMCRSTISIGWDGTLYDCDFNQMLEMPVHASAPRHVRDFDRAALEARTIEIDRHCFGCTAGAGSSCGGATT
- a CDS encoding arsenosugar biosynthesis-associated peroxidase-like protein: MHRPHYYDEHDLGRFGEVGENAPELAKKFFDWYGAVFADGALSAREKSLIALAVAHAVQCPYCIDAYSKDALEKGSDLDQMTEAVHVAAAIRGGASLVHGVQMRNKANGISM
- a CDS encoding cupin domain-containing protein produces the protein MTRAHRIALALLALAPVGITGCGGYTPRDARGEEVSARESGGGEASVSVESEAASAPAAMPASADSSGSGRSLYLSRDSVVAVPRPEPSPWDAHEWAIAPASPQRVMLATLELPPGHAFRPPATTCQDVILFVRAGQLEATGTGIATSDAPATLYAGDAVRFGPEGDGLAVNPGTTRVRTVMAVARRAGTGAARAPAPRGDACAIAASHHDPLVRPLRIGSVATTPPLRAPGGRMDVRILLDTDGAGAEHGALSWLEGPPDVTVPEHRHGEAVEVLLFEDGEGTMRLGNQEIAVRPGVAIYVPEGTLHSFRSAGTRPLRAIQIYAPAGPEQRFRGM